The genomic window CGTGGAGCAGTGTCtgtgtacatgcatgcacactggGGTTTGTGATCACCCTTTTTGACActatatgtttgtattttctctcACCAAATGGAGCACCATCAGCTCTATTTCCAAGCTATTAATAGCTACGTAAACACACatgctgctgacagctgttaCATCACAGCAGTGATGCGCTGCCTTAAACAGGTCGAACAGTGAGGTCCTTTTGTACTAATGGAAGCTTGACATTAATGAATGATGGGAACCAGCATAGgcaagaaatgtaataaaaacatttagagaAAAAGTGTTTTGATGTTGCTGTCTCTGTATTATTCCAGAAGCTGCAGCATATTGTTTTTAGTTGTCTAGACAGGGATTCTTATGAGTTTAGTACCAGTAGAAGTCTGTAAGATAAATCTAGTGGGTTTAATGGTGGAATGAACTTGTTTTGATTGGGCCTTTTATTGTGTAGAAAGCTTCCCTGCATAGTGGATTAGTCATGGTGATCAgagtggggagggagggggtggaTGGatacatggatggatggatcactgtgtaagagggaaaaaaatgtgttatgtaaTCAAGATTACAAAACAGTATCTAGCCTTTTTCTGCCTTTGCTACCTTTGCTGTGGTGACTCTGCTGTGCGTGTGCTTACGGAGGAAGAATTTGAGAAATTCAGCCACTGAGACTGGTGAAGCATTTGAGCAGATGGAGGTATTGGTGTGTGGGATTTGAACGCACATTCTTCCTTGTGTGCTAGAGGGGCAGCACTTGTGGGAGGGGTCATGGAAAGGAGGGTCCGTGATTATGTAAACATCGTCCCATTGAGGAGAGGAGGGTGGCGTAAGCATCTTTTACAGCTGTCTTATTGTTTCAAGTGACCTTgaccccccctccctttctgaGCGGAGCGTTGGAAAACAGCCTGAAACGATCACGTCAATGACCCTCTGCTCTGCCTCGGCTCAAGTGCTTTCATAAGACCCTCGCTATCAGGGAAACCAGGGCATTTAAACTGCAGCAGTGACTTCAGTTTAAGTAATAAATTCCCTCCCACTGCTTCTCAGAAAATTGTGGACTTGGTTATGTAATCTCCAGGATTTaataatgcatttcattaaGGTGTTGTTGTTCTAAACTGCAGTCAGGTAGGCatgctgtgttttctttgaaGAGCCTACGCAGATTCAGGCAAAAGTGAAATCACTAACCATGAGGAGAGTTAAGTAATCTGGATCGTAAGGTATTTAAAGGGGACAATAATTTTTTACTTAAATTGAATGGTAACCTCTGTCTTTTTGCTTCCCCTGATTTTGTTTGTACTATATTGTACTTCCTTGATCCTTTGAAAGGATCACTGTTTATTTGGGTTTTTCCTTTTCTAGCTGACTTTAACCCATCGCTGTTAAGTACTCTTTGCATCCTCagcccccctccttctctctcgtAATTTGGAGGAGTTTGGAGTATTACATAACATTAAGTGTTTTGCTCCTTTTAGGAAGACATGCTCACACTGGACCAAGATGTCCCCAtcctctttttttactttttactacaTAAACCAAGGCAGTTGTGCAACAACCTCTGAGATTTTGCaatgatatatatatgatgtttGCAGATTGTTAAATGAGCTTTGATGCTGATAATTGtaggattgtttttttttttggtactttcaaaaaagaaaagccttACATGGTTTCAATTGCACTTTTATCAAGGTCAACTCCAGTGCTGGCAACCATCTCGTACACAGATTGGAAAATGTGGAACAATCTGTGATTGGCTCAAAATCTAAATTTTCCTGAACATGATTGACATGTTTAATCCAGAACATTTTAGTCAGCATGCGTGTCAAACTAGAATGAGGTCATGTCATCATCTGTTAACCATAAATGTGAATGTTAGTGTGTCTCCATGTGGGGCTTTGAAGCCTGTGTTGTCAGATGTTGTtcattaagttttattttagtAACATGTTGTTTCACTGATTAATTCTACACAGGGGTCTGGCTCCTCAGAACAAACCGGAGCTTCAGAAGGTtctggagaaaagaaagagggagcaAGTCATCAAGGCTcagaaggaggagcaggaggccCATAAAAAGAGGAGTGACCTGGAGATAGAGCTCATGAAAAGACAACAGAAACTAGAGCAGGTAAATGATTGATAAAATTCTTGTTGATGCCCTTTTATTACCTCTataatgttacattttccaATGTTTGTATTCTtgcagctggagctggagcaACAGAAAATTGACGAGGAACAGGAGAACACCCCAGAGTTTGTGAAGATGAAGAGCAACCTGCGCAGGACCAAGCAGGAGGCTGACGGAGAGGAACGAACCACCTAAAAACCAGAAGGGGTGTCTGGGTCGGGCTGATTGTGCGCGTGTTTGTGGGCACAGAGACATCAGGAGTGTGTGGACAAGAGAGAATGTGTGTCGTGTCTGTGGTACACAGTGGTGACCTGACCATGGTCCAAGATGAACTTCCTGGCTTTCCCGACATAGCTGTTCCTTCCTGCAGTGAGGAGAGAGACTTTACAGACTAAAGACCCCTCTGTCTGCCTGCCACGGACAGCCAGTAGTCACCCCTGCTCCTCACACCAATCCAGCAGCACACAGCACCCCCTGCAGGAGTGACCTATCACAgacatgttacatgttacacGCCTTTCAACAAGGGCAAGCAAGCAAGCTTCCAATGCGCTCTGATGGAGAAACaaccaaacatacacacaggagTTTTCATTCCCTCTGTTTTCACTCCTCTCTCCACAGCAAGCTGTCATTTCTCTTTACTGTTATCGGTGTTGTTATCGTTGttgtttttgggggttttttgttcTCATCTTCAGAATCAAATAAGGAAAAGTGGACACTGGATGGACTCTTGAAGCTGTGTAATGTAAAAGCCAAACAAATGTGcttttgttatttatgtttgtagGTTTTAGCCCAGGTATAGGGAAGACACTTTTAGTCGTTTatgtattttagtttgtttttcagcATAGTTTATGAAGCCAGAACAGGACAAAGGGAGTGTATGGTTGTGTGAAACACTCaagtttgctttatttttattatttttaaaattctaaACATGCCATTTCCTCAGCTAATGCAATTTTGAGCAATAGTAGAACTCCCAGGCATGAGAGTGACCTATTCTTTAtatattctgttgttttgtatTAATAAAAGTGTtacttaataaataatttaagtttttgttAGGTTGGTCATTGAGAATAAGTCTTGAGGCCCGATCGGTCCGTGTGTGCTTTAATGAACAAAAGATTTTATTAAAAACTGGGGAGTATAATTGAAAGTTTATACATTCAAGACATCTGTCATAAAAGATTGAATTGAATGTGTAGTTCTATATTTATGGCTCCCAAAACAACTGTGATAAGCTCACTGGAATTTTCTGGCTCCAgtgttttgtcttcatttacGATGGAGCAAAATGTGCAGACAGAAAATTTAAATGGGTCATTACTTGCAAAACAATTTAACTTATGCAAGTAGCAATCATGCTGGGATAAATTCCAAAATGGTTGTATTATGTGAAAAACTGGGATGTGATTACTTTAGATGTCTTGGTGATTATTTAAGCATcacacaaaataatattttgggTCAAAACCTCTTTGTGGGTCTTTAAGAATGAATCATTATTGTTCTCATGGGAAGAGGCAGATTTAAAACAACCTAACCCTGATTCCTCCAGATACCAAATCTTccttaaaataaacatcattttaacacgtcagatttttttttctctattttgtgTGCTGCTGGACTCTGGAGTTGTTATCCATCAAATAGTCTTTATTTTCTAAATGGAACATGATGCATAAATAATAGCAAAGCAGTAAGCCTGTCAAACAGCCATCATTTTGTTAAGCCCAGTTAATTTAATCTTAAACTAATGTTGATTATGTTTGCCGGATGTCTAGACGCAGAGTAGTGTTTGGAACAGAAACAGGGTCTCTATTAAGCTACAGCTGATTCTCACTGGTGGGTTTACAAATCTGGAAAGTGGCAAATCAAAGATTGTATTTTTTGCGGCAAAACCTAGAATGCAGCAAAGCAAGAGCacacaatatataataatgaattgATAGTATTTCTATTGGAATTGTTGGCAGGACTTTAGGCTTAATGTTGGGTTAAAGGGGCAAAGTCAGAGTAGTGCACTAAAAGCTTGTACTATTTTCATCAATGAaactatttttttgttaaatgtagAGGCACTTACGGGTCTACAGTCACTCAGTTGAAACCAGTAAAAAGTAGGTCAAAGTCtattgttaaaaagaaaacaagttttggggtttttaagATACAGTGCAACACCATAGGAGTaaagaaagagctcagcaaaaTATGTCAAGATGGTTGtaatacacaaaacaattaagacatttaaaaagaaatttaaaaatgcGATAAAAATAATACGTTAAGTTATATGTTGTTAGGTTCCTCAATTGTGAAAAGTTAGTGGAAAAACAATGTTAACAGGTGTGCACTTTTTAGTTCAGAGGGGGTGGGGACAGGACAGTTACAGCTAGACCACTACTATGCTTTTGAGGATATATATTTGAGAGTTAAAAATATCCAGTAGATTAAGTCACATTCCTTTTCATTAACAGATAATCATACCTAACACATAACTATCCCTTAAAGGAAAAAGGGTCTCCACTGATGGGCAGGAGGGGTGTCTAAATGGTTTGATGATTTTAACCTAGTTAAACACCAATGGGAGATTTTGGGCTGATGTGTTAAACAGCCCTCTcaaatcatcaaaacaccaaatgagggattATCGTGGAATAAATggtattttatgttttccttttggTTGATTTTGCCACCAACTTGTAATTACTTGTAGTTACTTACCAGTGATCATCTCAGGTTTCTGATGTATTGATTGTATTTTCAACAGTAAATGCATCAGAAAATAGCTTTAAGGATTCGAGGAGGATTCAAGGAATTTTTTGgttcagctttaaaaacacaaagactgaATATAAATTCAGTAAAAAATCTAACAAATGACACATGATGTAACAAATACACCTTTACACTGGGTGGATTCAATAAAAAATctaagcaataaataaaaatctaacaAATAATTTATGATAACAGTGTTAtgcctggggggggggggtgttttttGTTATATCACTTTCTTCTTGACCAGTGGATGGCAGTAAAGCGACATTGATGTCTCTAATATCCACGAAGAAGAGGATGACCCACGCTCTCATCAATAAGCGACAAAAATGGCCGCCTGTGGGCTATTCCGCTCGCTGTCTTCCAACTTTTGCACAGTTTTGCCTTTACTTACTCGCTCGGCAACGCTTTCTCCGTTGCAACTGGCAACAGCGCCTTATTTTCGAAGAACATTAGCGTCCTCTTGTCGGGTTTCAGCAGGTATCCCCCCTCCCCGTGAACGTGTTTTAATTATGCATGTTAGCTAAGATTGTCTCATTGGTGGCTGCGGTTAGAGGGTAATATTAGCTTGAGAAAAGGACACTGAGTTGACGACGCAGCTGtatgtttgtctctctgtttcagTGGCAGGGGAATAAAATGTACTTGAAAGTCTTGTATTAGGAGGCTCTTTGTGTTCTGATTCTGTTGTATGTTATCTTGCAGCACTTAAATTCACAGACAAGCATGAATGGATCCGGGTAGAAGACGATGGAGTCGGGACTGTTGGCATCAGCAACTTTGCACAAGTACGTCTCTTAAACCTGCGCAAAAGCACACGCAAAAGAAAATGCGTTTGCTGCTACCTTTGACCTTGCTTTCTGCCACTTGCAGGAAGCTCTGGGAGATGTGGTTTACTGTGGACTGCCAGAGCTGGGGACACAGCTGGCTCAGCAAGGTACTGTGTGAAGTTCAGGATAGTGTGGCTTAAACTCATATTATAGAGCATACGGCTATGGGAGgggtttacattttttcaagtctgtcttaaaacagggCACCTATATTACACCATCTAACAATGgggtgaaaaacacaaaataatgcaATTAAAGGCTAAGTAATTGTACCTAATGTATCCTTTAACTGCatcttttatttgtcatttgtaCCTCATTGTTGTTTGCTGTGGCAGTTTAAACGTcctttgggattaataaagtatatttCTTATCTATATGAAcaatgaaaaggaggaaaaaaagcatttagaTCTGAAGCCTGTATGAGGactcagcagtctgagttagtcatattaggtggatatctgccacatttacagtctttatagcatcaaattccctctttatttTCCTCAGGCAgcgtttccctgttgagctgtggtgaaaGTATAGTAAGCCAAAAAAGATGGGGCTTTGGCACCAAAAAGATTGTTAAATTAAAAGATGTCATCTTCATTTGCCCATTTTGGATAGCTGAGACTTCATaatagcttcagataaacttttaaatacatttttgtaatgaAGGAGGATTGGATTTTGTCAcctatcacttacattgttACGATATTAAGAAGGGATATTAAATGGTTGCTATGATCAGGAGGA from Scomber scombrus chromosome 6, fScoSco1.1, whole genome shotgun sequence includes these protein-coding regions:
- the fam107b gene encoding protein FAM107B isoform X3, whose translation is MAEPDYLEGDCDELIKPKKLINPVKNSRNHQDLHRELLMNQKRGLAPQNKPELQKVLEKRKREQVIKAQKEEQEAHKKRSDLEIELMKRQQKLEQLELEQQKIDEEQENTPEFVKMKSNLRRTKQEADGEERTT
- the fam107b gene encoding protein FAM107B isoform X1, with protein sequence MATMFRYPVFPHLQDPCDPGLSVSPGRSVMAEPDYLEGDCDELIKPKKLINPVKNSRNHQDLHRELLMNQKRGLAPQNKPELQKVLEKRKREQVIKAQKEEQEAHKKRSDLEIELMKRQQKLEQLELEQQKIDEEQENTPEFVKMKSNLRRTKQEADGEERTT
- the fam107b gene encoding protein FAM107B isoform X2 is translated as MATMFRYPVFPHLQGRSVMAEPDYLEGDCDELIKPKKLINPVKNSRNHQDLHRELLMNQKRGLAPQNKPELQKVLEKRKREQVIKAQKEEQEAHKKRSDLEIELMKRQQKLEQLELEQQKIDEEQENTPEFVKMKSNLRRTKQEADGEERTT
- the LOC133981858 gene encoding glycine cleavage system H protein, mitochondrial-like, coding for MAACGLFRSLSSNFCTVLPLLTRSATLSPLQLATAPYFRRTLASSCRVSAALKFTDKHEWIRVEDDGVGTVGISNFAQEALGDVVYCGLPELGTQLAQQDEFGALESVKAASELYSPLTGEVVEVNTLLADKPGLVNKSCYKDGWLMKMTIANPAELDALMDEAAYERYIRSIED